The following proteins come from a genomic window of Deltaproteobacteria bacterium IMCC39524:
- the htpX gene encoding zinc metalloprotease HtpX translates to MNILRTAILLTVLTLGLVFVGGMIGGRGGALFALIMAGGINMGSYWFSDKIVIKMYKGNQVTSGPLFDVVTEICQTNQLPMPKVYTLPQATPNAFATGRNPEHAVVAATEGITQVLSRDELKGVMAHEMSHVMHRDILIGSIAATIAGAIAYLAHMAQWAAIFGGFGRDEEDSNPLALIVLAIIAPMAAMLIQMAISRSREFEADKGGAQLCGNPLFLANALRKLENANESVPMPRVNEATAHMFIVNPLRGGGGVKALFTTHPPMAERIRRLEEMAL, encoded by the coding sequence ATGAACATTCTCCGCACGGCTATCCTTCTCACGGTTTTAACTCTCGGCCTGGTTTTTGTCGGCGGTATGATCGGCGGTCGAGGCGGCGCTCTCTTTGCCCTGATCATGGCCGGCGGCATAAACATGGGCTCTTACTGGTTTTCCGATAAGATCGTTATCAAGATGTATAAAGGGAATCAGGTGACCAGCGGTCCGCTTTTCGATGTTGTCACTGAGATCTGCCAGACCAACCAGTTGCCGATGCCCAAGGTTTACACCCTGCCACAAGCGACCCCCAATGCCTTTGCCACAGGCCGAAACCCCGAGCACGCAGTTGTTGCTGCGACGGAAGGGATCACGCAGGTTCTTTCCCGTGACGAACTGAAAGGGGTCATGGCCCACGAGATGAGCCATGTCATGCACCGTGACATCCTGATCGGTTCGATCGCCGCGACCATCGCCGGAGCCATCGCTTACCTGGCGCACATGGCCCAGTGGGCAGCTATTTTCGGTGGTTTTGGCCGCGACGAAGAAGACAGTAATCCACTCGCCCTGATCGTTCTGGCCATCATCGCGCCGATGGCTGCCATGCTGATCCAGATGGCGATCTCCCGCTCCCGTGAGTTTGAAGCCGACAAGGGCGGCGCCCAGCTCTGCGGCAACCCGCTTTTCCTGGCCAACGCCCTGCGCAAACTCGAGAACGCCAACGAGAGCGTACCCATGCCACGGGTTAATGAGGCGACGGCGCACATGTTTATCGTCAATCCTCTGCGCGGAGGTGGTGGTGTTAAAGCACTCTTCACCACGCACCCGCCGATGGCCGAACGGATTCGTCGTCTTGAAGAGATGGCTCTATAA
- a CDS encoding rubrerythrin family protein translates to MAEMKGSKTESNLYEAFAGESQANRKYLAFAEKADSEGQKQVAKLFRAAAAAETVHAHAHLRVAGGINATADNLKEAIAGETEEFISMYPKMIEEAISEGQDTALRSFKFANDVEKVHAGLYQKAFDNLGNNEEVDYYVCKVCGNTIEGEPHGPCSVCQAGPVAFFKVD, encoded by the coding sequence ATGGCTGAAATGAAAGGAAGTAAAACCGAAAGTAACTTGTATGAGGCGTTTGCGGGAGAGTCGCAGGCAAACCGCAAATACCTGGCGTTTGCCGAAAAGGCAGATTCTGAAGGGCAGAAACAGGTTGCTAAACTCTTCCGCGCGGCAGCGGCGGCGGAAACGGTCCACGCTCACGCTCATCTCCGGGTTGCTGGTGGCATCAACGCCACAGCGGATAACCTCAAGGAAGCGATCGCCGGTGAGACCGAAGAGTTCATCAGTATGTATCCAAAGATGATCGAAGAGGCCATCAGCGAAGGCCAGGATACTGCTCTGCGCAGCTTCAAGTTTGCCAACGACGTTGAGAAAGTACACGCCGGTCTTTACCAGAAGGCCTTCGATAACCTGGGCAATAACGAAGAGGTCGATTATTACGTTTGCAAAGTTTGTGGCAACACCATTGAGGGCGAGCCCCATGGCCCCTGCTCTGTCTGTCAGGCCGGGCCGGTAGCCTTCTTCAAGGTCGATTGA
- the grxC gene encoding glutaredoxin 3 has translation MSIKIEIYTKLYCAYCERAKELLHIKGVNFVEYDITDDRLKAAEMQQRAQSQKVPGIFINDTPIGGCLELFDLNEKGDLDTLLGSSFSSNESF, from the coding sequence ATGAGCATCAAGATAGAAATCTACACCAAGCTTTATTGCGCCTATTGTGAGCGCGCCAAAGAACTTTTACACATCAAGGGCGTCAACTTTGTTGAATATGATATCACTGATGACCGGCTCAAGGCAGCAGAAATGCAGCAACGTGCTCAAAGCCAGAAGGTGCCGGGCATTTTTATCAACGATACTCCGATTGGTGGTTGCCTGGAACTCTTCGATCTCAACGAAAAAGGTGATCTGGACACCCTGCTCGGCTCTTCTTTTTCATCAAACGAATCCTTTTAG
- a CDS encoding FAD-dependent oxidoreductase, giving the protein MAEVVFSSWGGKVIDNRQGGEPEAAAFKLPGNYLDEGNVGAFMGWDGVIVLDKDVDIVTMAAEYMKRVQEKYCCAKCTPGKRGTRVMMDTLARILAGHGEENDLDTLTGLSDLLDNCKCTLCMTAARPILDTVKYFREDYLAFLRGERKSKQAKGYRDKLTAPCMDRCPAHIDIPAYIEEIKDYRHDEALGTIRNRMPIPAVCGRVCPHPCETACRRALIDEPVSIMVLKRVASDHELLHVQEPPHKAKEPTGKKIIVVGAGPAGLTCAYYLALEGHKVKIIDMLNEPGGTVAVGIPDYRMPRPLLQREADIIADLGVEIEYGVKLGRDVSLRELKEQYDAVFLGTGAFKSKPMGVEGEDEGYNGFSEGGIHYLRAVALGEGMVTPKRVIVVGGGNTAIDCVRVALREGCEDSILVYRRTRKEMPAESYEVDDAEEENVQFEFLRNPTKLIVEDNTVVGVEVIKMELGEPDDSGRRRPQEVPGSEYVIPCDMVIPAIGQDPDLSYLEDGDYGIEQTRWNSIVTKGGTMMTDNEGVFAGGDCEYGAMTVVLAVGHGHRAARAMHRYLMEGKAYLDEEDAMEDIVNNLGVFDKEENLGIVGGLHREHQPKIDGAERARNYEEIELAMPESQAVREAERCLRCYRVAMLAVN; this is encoded by the coding sequence TTGGCTGAAGTCGTTTTTTCCAGCTGGGGCGGTAAGGTGATCGACAATCGGCAGGGTGGTGAGCCGGAAGCTGCTGCCTTTAAGCTGCCGGGCAACTATCTTGACGAAGGCAACGTAGGCGCCTTCATGGGCTGGGACGGCGTTATCGTCCTGGACAAAGATGTCGATATTGTCACCATGGCCGCTGAGTATATGAAGCGTGTCCAGGAGAAGTACTGTTGTGCGAAGTGCACCCCCGGTAAACGTGGGACGCGGGTCATGATGGATACCTTGGCACGAATTCTTGCCGGACACGGCGAAGAGAACGATCTGGACACCTTGACCGGGTTGAGCGACCTGCTCGACAACTGCAAATGCACACTTTGCATGACAGCGGCCAGACCGATTCTCGATACGGTTAAATATTTCCGTGAAGACTACCTGGCCTTTTTGCGTGGTGAGCGCAAGAGTAAACAGGCAAAGGGCTATCGCGACAAGCTGACGGCGCCCTGCATGGATCGCTGCCCGGCGCATATTGATATCCCGGCCTATATTGAGGAGATCAAGGATTATCGCCACGATGAGGCCCTCGGAACCATCCGTAATCGCATGCCGATCCCGGCTGTCTGTGGTCGCGTCTGTCCGCATCCATGCGAGACGGCCTGTCGCCGTGCCTTGATTGACGAGCCCGTCAGCATCATGGTCCTCAAGCGGGTTGCCTCCGATCATGAACTGCTGCACGTTCAAGAACCACCGCATAAAGCCAAGGAACCGACGGGGAAGAAGATCATCGTCGTTGGTGCTGGCCCTGCTGGTTTGACCTGCGCCTATTACCTGGCGCTCGAAGGGCACAAGGTCAAGATTATTGATATGCTCAACGAGCCGGGCGGTACGGTCGCAGTCGGCATTCCCGACTATCGTATGCCGCGCCCGCTGTTGCAGCGCGAAGCCGATATTATCGCCGACCTTGGTGTTGAAATCGAATATGGCGTCAAGCTCGGCCGCGATGTCTCTCTGCGTGAGCTCAAAGAACAATACGACGCGGTCTTCCTCGGCACCGGTGCTTTCAAATCCAAGCCGATGGGTGTCGAAGGTGAAGATGAAGGCTACAACGGCTTCTCTGAAGGTGGCATCCACTACCTGCGCGCAGTCGCTCTGGGTGAGGGCATGGTCACCCCCAAACGCGTTATCGTCGTCGGTGGAGGTAACACGGCTATCGACTGCGTTCGCGTTGCTCTACGCGAAGGCTGCGAAGACTCGATCCTGGTTTACCGCCGTACCCGCAAAGAGATGCCGGCCGAATCCTACGAGGTTGATGACGCCGAAGAGGAAAATGTCCAATTCGAGTTCCTGCGCAACCCGACCAAGCTGATTGTCGAAGACAACACGGTGGTCGGTGTTGAGGTGATCAAGATGGAGCTCGGCGAGCCTGATGATTCAGGTCGTCGCCGTCCCCAGGAAGTCCCCGGCAGCGAATATGTGATCCCTTGCGATATGGTTATCCCGGCGATCGGCCAGGATCCCGACCTCAGCTACCTTGAAGACGGTGATTACGGCATCGAACAAACCCGCTGGAACAGTATCGTCACCAAGGGCGGCACCATGATGACCGACAACGAAGGCGTCTTCGCCGGTGGTGACTGTGAATATGGTGCCATGACCGTTGTCCTGGCAGTCGGTCACGGCCATCGCGCCGCACGCGCCATGCACCGCTACCTGATGGAAGGCAAAGCCTACCTCGACGAAGAGGACGCCATGGAGGACATCGTCAACAACCTTGGCGTGTTCGACAAGGAAGAGAACCTCGGCATCGTCGGTGGCCTGCATCGCGAGCACCAACCGAAGATTGACGGTGCCGAGCGCGCCCGCAACTACGAAGAGATCGAGCTGGCCATGCCTGAAAGTCAGGCGGTCAGGGAAGCTGAGCGTTGCCTGCGTTGTTACCGCGTCGCCATGCTGGCAGTTAACTAA
- the rsmB gene encoding 16S rRNA (cytosine(967)-C(5))-methyltransferase RsmB codes for MTSHYAQPNPLDARYGAYEILQRVEEGGYADRLLDGYLVRHPGMDPRERGLLTELVYGLLRLRGRVDFALQHFSRQPLERLEKNALLLVRLGAYQLLELDRIPPHAAVHATVELAHQVGMGRVAGLVNGTLRNLIREQDTIKWPTPEDLKAYLQHNCSLPPWLAKELLRQFPNVDSQALAEAFTKAAPLSLRTNTLKIDRETLLAALAEAGHTSRPCRYAPEGIIVEKRAAQPFLGDSDGWYQVQDEASMLMAHLLDPQPGDRILDSCAAPGGKTTHIAAITSNQAEIIALEKYPQRVDLITQGANRIGAQNIEARRWDLTEKPGFLAPESFDRILVDAPCSGLGVLRRNPESRWSRRPADIKELVELQRTILKQVAPLLRPGGHLLYSVCTFTAAETDAIVHNFLATHPGFKQEDFRTLLPTEWQEMTTDKGCVRTLPHHHDGMDAFFATRLIKS; via the coding sequence ATGACTAGTCACTACGCACAACCAAACCCCTTGGACGCCCGCTACGGGGCGTACGAGATCCTGCAACGTGTAGAAGAGGGCGGTTACGCCGACCGCCTTCTGGATGGCTACCTTGTTCGCCATCCGGGGATGGATCCGCGCGAGCGCGGCCTGCTGACCGAGTTGGTCTATGGCCTCCTGCGCCTGCGCGGCCGGGTCGATTTTGCGCTGCAACACTTCTCCCGACAACCTCTAGAGCGCCTCGAAAAAAACGCCCTGCTCCTGGTGCGTCTCGGCGCCTACCAGTTGCTCGAACTCGACCGTATCCCGCCACACGCGGCAGTTCATGCCACTGTTGAATTGGCCCACCAGGTTGGTATGGGGCGGGTTGCCGGCTTGGTCAACGGCACGCTACGCAATCTGATCCGTGAACAAGACACGATCAAATGGCCGACACCGGAGGACCTGAAAGCCTACTTGCAACATAACTGCAGTCTGCCGCCCTGGCTTGCTAAAGAGTTACTGCGTCAATTTCCCAACGTTGACTCCCAGGCTCTGGCAGAAGCTTTTACCAAAGCTGCGCCACTTAGCCTGCGAACCAACACCCTGAAGATCGATCGCGAGACCTTGCTGGCCGCACTGGCTGAAGCAGGACATACCTCCAGGCCGTGCCGCTACGCGCCCGAAGGAATCATTGTTGAGAAACGCGCAGCACAGCCTTTCCTTGGAGATAGTGACGGCTGGTACCAGGTTCAGGATGAAGCCAGTATGTTGATGGCTCACCTGCTCGACCCTCAACCAGGCGACAGAATTCTTGACAGCTGCGCCGCCCCCGGCGGCAAGACCACGCATATTGCTGCAATAACCAGCAATCAGGCTGAGATTATCGCCCTTGAAAAATATCCCCAGCGTGTCGATCTGATCACCCAGGGAGCGAACCGTATCGGGGCCCAAAACATCGAAGCCCGCCGTTGGGATCTCACCGAAAAACCGGGATTTCTTGCGCCGGAGAGTTTTGACCGGATCCTCGTTGATGCGCCGTGCAGCGGTCTTGGCGTGCTGCGCCGCAACCCCGAAAGCCGCTGGAGTCGGCGGCCGGCCGACATCAAGGAACTGGTCGAACTGCAACGTACCATTCTCAAGCAGGTGGCCCCCCTGCTACGCCCCGGCGGTCACCTGCTCTACTCGGTCTGTACCTTCACCGCCGCCGAAACCGACGCCATCGTGCATAATTTTCTCGCGACTCACCCAGGGTTCAAACAGGAAGATTTTCGCACTCTCTTGCCAACAGAATGGCAAGAAATGACCACCGATAAAGGTTGTGTGCGGACCTTGCCGCATCATCATGATGGTATGGACGCCTTTTTTGCAACACGGCTTATTAAAAGCTGA
- a CDS encoding cupin domain-containing protein, translated as MTIETFEYRDKVSYSDEKACKIVLTECAHARTTLWCLKPGQHIHPHVHAGDHVWIVLEGQGLFLSEGLEEQPITPGTILSAPAGISHGVENNGSEGLVFVSISAG; from the coding sequence ATGACCATCGAAACCTTCGAATACCGTGACAAAGTCAGTTACAGTGATGAAAAGGCCTGCAAAATTGTTCTGACGGAATGCGCCCATGCCCGCACCACGCTCTGGTGCCTGAAGCCTGGTCAACATATTCATCCACACGTACATGCCGGAGACCATGTCTGGATCGTACTGGAAGGCCAGGGCCTGTTTCTGAGTGAGGGGCTTGAAGAACAGCCGATCACTCCGGGGACGATCCTCTCTGCGCCAGCGGGAATTTCCCACGGCGTCGAAAACAACGGCAGCGAAGGACTGGTCTTTGTCAGCATCTCGGCCGGATAA
- the fmt gene encoding methionyl-tRNA formyltransferase, which produces MQPQELRTVFMGTPDFALQTLQGLIDAGCKMVGVYTQPDRPKGRGKQLAAPPVKELAQKYDIPVYQPLKLRQPEAVAELEALAPDLIVVVAYGQILPKSVLEIPAHGCINVHASLLPKYRGAAPINKAIIDGETETGITTMYMDVGLDTGDMLVKKTLSIGPEETAGELHDRLASLGRETMEETLRQLCAGTLQREVQDDEQSTYASMMKKEDGRIDWGRSAQEIHNHVRGLDPWPGAYTTLNGELLKLAETSPEAAEGLPGSVIAAGKNGVCVACGSGSLRIQQLQLAGRKRLTAADFLRGCPLEAGAMME; this is translated from the coding sequence ATGCAGCCACAGGAACTACGAACCGTTTTCATGGGAACCCCCGATTTCGCCCTGCAGACCCTGCAGGGCTTAATTGATGCAGGCTGCAAAATGGTCGGCGTCTATACCCAGCCCGACCGTCCGAAAGGACGCGGCAAGCAGTTGGCGGCGCCACCGGTCAAGGAGCTGGCGCAAAAATACGACATCCCTGTTTACCAACCGCTCAAGCTGCGTCAGCCGGAAGCTGTCGCCGAGCTCGAAGCTCTCGCCCCCGACCTGATCGTGGTGGTGGCTTACGGCCAGATCCTGCCGAAGAGCGTGCTCGAAATTCCCGCCCATGGCTGCATCAACGTCCATGCCTCATTGTTGCCCAAGTACCGTGGCGCCGCGCCAATCAACAAGGCGATCATAGACGGCGAAACGGAAACCGGCATTACCACGATGTACATGGATGTCGGTCTCGACACCGGCGACATGCTAGTGAAAAAGACCCTGTCGATCGGGCCAGAAGAAACCGCCGGTGAACTGCATGATCGCCTGGCCAGCCTTGGCCGGGAGACGATGGAAGAGACCTTGCGACAACTCTGTGCCGGCACCCTGCAGCGAGAAGTACAGGATGACGAGCAGAGCACTTACGCATCGATGATGAAAAAGGAAGACGGCCGCATCGACTGGGGCCGCTCGGCTCAGGAAATTCACAACCATGTGCGTGGTCTCGACCCCTGGCCGGGCGCCTACACCACCCTCAACGGTGAGCTCCTCAAGTTGGCCGAAACCAGCCCGGAAGCGGCAGAAGGCCTGCCTGGCAGCGTTATCGCGGCCGGCAAGAACGGCGTCTGTGTCGCCTGCGGCAGTGGCTCGCTACGGATTCAGCAGCTGCAGCTGGCCGGGCGTAAACGCCTGACTGCGGCAGATTTTCTACGCGGCTGCCCGTTGGAAGCCGGCGCAATGATGGAATAA
- a CDS encoding CoA pyrophosphatase, with the protein MMLDRNHLASHLQAFPKTTIPVASLRPAAVLIPLYQRDGRDYLLFTERTAHLEHHAGEISFPGGGYDQSDKDLSATALRETEEELGIARSHVEVLGRLDDFYSVHGYHVVPFVGTIPLPDNLQYDPFEIAGIFEAPLDHFRKPSTHRIENWQHLGRTHPVDFYEFEEHTIWGLTAAILRQFIEETAALRTAPF; encoded by the coding sequence ATGATGCTTGACCGCAATCACCTGGCCAGCCATCTGCAGGCTTTTCCCAAAACAACCATACCGGTTGCCTCCTTGCGACCGGCCGCCGTACTAATTCCTCTCTATCAGCGCGATGGCCGCGACTACCTGCTCTTTACCGAGCGCACGGCCCATCTTGAACACCACGCCGGGGAAATTTCTTTTCCCGGTGGCGGTTATGATCAAAGTGACAAGGATTTAAGTGCCACGGCCCTGCGTGAAACGGAAGAAGAACTCGGCATTGCCCGCTCGCACGTAGAAGTCCTCGGGCGCCTGGATGATTTCTATTCGGTACACGGCTATCACGTGGTGCCCTTTGTCGGCACCATCCCACTTCCCGATAACCTGCAGTACGATCCTTTTGAAATTGCCGGTATCTTCGAGGCCCCGCTGGATCATTTTCGCAAGCCGTCAACTCATCGTATCGAAAACTGGCAACACCTCGGCCGCACCCATCCGGTCGACTTTTATGAGTTCGAAGAGCACACCATATGGGGCCTGACAGCTGCAATTCTGCGCCAATTCATCGAGGAAACAGCGGCTCTCAGAACAGCGCCGTTTTAA
- a CDS encoding molybdopterin-dependent oxidoreductase — MINLKIDGKEVQIASGATILDAAETLGIKIPTLCYLKKVSPTGACRICAVEVEGADKTMTACNTRAVDGMVVTTQSEKLSKIRRELVELLLVNHPLDCPVCDAGGECDLQDICYSQDVVRQPFGADDVNAETIDQWPLIQQVPNRCIMCEKCVKTCHETIGCSALFVNEKGDKAFVDKDLDKCDFCGNCIQVCPTGTMISKPFKFKARPWELRKTQSVCTLCSAQCQVEMHSKQGKVMRVTSEDGVTVNDGNLCVGGFFGHDYLNSDQRLTAPLVAQQETSWEVALDKVVSELSSLREEQGGQAIAGLASPHLTNEENYLFQKLFRVALNSNNIDSEARFSSLRAAKVLKEQLKLNGASNPMDRIGTAEAVLVFGADLRSESPALNWQVQLAARKNDTRLIVANQRQTRLVKQAESFLQYRAGSEASLAGALAKILLDKGQADNDYLNRFVANRDELDQYLGNLDIDAACAASGVKRAQLEDAAEHLGQASTVAIIIGRDVMASAQAEGAVAALANLAMISGALHGGQGGLFPVASKGNTQGLIDAGVAPEFLPGLVDYAAGKEQYASAWHTTLPEGGADATGILSGIEQGTIKALFLAGTNPLVNFPESNRWRKALEKLEFLVVQDILCSDLTRLATVVLPGSASAEKRGSVTSLDQRVNKLRIAVAAPGEARPDLAIFSELFARLTGKPEPSENAIRQEMMSLSGSYADVCQSLEQSNFCWKQAYTPENKSLTAATPELASPATAEMQLLVGKCPFQFGTTTTYSAANNELAPAGLIIVNPEDAAKLGIADGGQIKVTGPAGSASGKVMVNSMVPVGLLSAADNFTEMNIQQIMPSGSNCVAVAAVKA, encoded by the coding sequence ATGATCAACCTTAAGATCGACGGCAAAGAGGTCCAGATAGCATCGGGCGCAACCATTCTCGATGCGGCGGAAACCCTAGGCATCAAGATCCCGACCCTCTGTTACCTGAAAAAGGTCTCTCCGACCGGAGCCTGCCGCATTTGCGCGGTGGAAGTCGAGGGTGCAGACAAAACCATGACCGCCTGCAACACCCGCGCGGTTGACGGCATGGTCGTTACGACCCAATCGGAAAAGCTCTCCAAGATTCGACGAGAGCTGGTGGAACTGCTACTGGTCAATCATCCCCTTGATTGCCCCGTCTGCGACGCTGGAGGCGAATGCGACCTGCAGGACATCTGCTACTCTCAGGATGTTGTGCGCCAGCCTTTCGGAGCCGACGACGTCAACGCCGAGACCATCGACCAATGGCCGTTGATCCAGCAAGTTCCCAACCGCTGCATCATGTGCGAGAAATGCGTCAAGACCTGTCATGAGACGATCGGCTGCAGCGCTCTCTTCGTCAACGAAAAAGGCGATAAAGCCTTTGTCGACAAGGATCTTGACAAGTGTGATTTCTGCGGTAACTGCATTCAGGTCTGTCCGACCGGCACCATGATTTCCAAGCCCTTCAAGTTCAAGGCCCGTCCCTGGGAGTTACGCAAGACCCAATCGGTCTGTACCCTCTGCTCAGCCCAATGCCAGGTGGAGATGCACAGCAAGCAGGGCAAGGTCATGCGCGTCACCTCTGAAGATGGTGTCACGGTCAACGACGGCAATCTCTGCGTCGGCGGCTTTTTCGGCCACGATTACCTGAATAGTGATCAGCGCCTGACAGCTCCGCTGGTTGCACAGCAGGAGACCTCCTGGGAAGTCGCCCTCGACAAGGTCGTCAGCGAATTATCCAGTCTGCGCGAAGAGCAGGGCGGTCAAGCGATTGCCGGCCTGGCCTCGCCGCACCTGACCAACGAAGAGAACTACCTTTTTCAGAAACTCTTCCGTGTCGCCCTGAACAGCAATAACATCGACTCCGAAGCACGCTTCAGCAGCCTGCGTGCCGCCAAAGTGCTAAAGGAGCAGCTCAAACTGAACGGCGCCAGCAACCCGATGGATCGCATCGGAACGGCAGAAGCCGTTTTGGTCTTCGGTGCAGACCTACGCTCCGAATCCCCTGCGCTCAACTGGCAGGTGCAACTGGCCGCACGTAAAAATGATACCCGCCTGATCGTCGCCAACCAGCGCCAGACCAGGCTGGTCAAACAAGCTGAGAGCTTTCTGCAGTACCGTGCCGGCAGCGAGGCGTCCCTGGCAGGAGCGCTGGCCAAAATTCTGCTCGACAAGGGTCAGGCAGATAACGATTACCTCAACCGCTTCGTTGCCAACCGTGACGAGCTGGATCAATACCTGGGCAATCTCGACATTGACGCAGCCTGTGCCGCAAGTGGCGTCAAACGTGCTCAACTGGAAGACGCCGCCGAGCATCTCGGTCAGGCCTCTACTGTCGCCATCATCATCGGCCGGGACGTCATGGCTTCCGCACAAGCGGAAGGCGCCGTCGCAGCGCTGGCCAACCTAGCCATGATCAGCGGTGCCCTGCACGGCGGCCAAGGCGGTCTTTTCCCGGTCGCCAGCAAAGGCAACACCCAAGGCCTTATCGATGCCGGGGTTGCTCCTGAATTTTTACCTGGTCTGGTTGATTATGCAGCAGGCAAGGAACAGTACGCGTCTGCATGGCACACAACTCTCCCCGAAGGCGGAGCTGATGCAACAGGAATTCTCAGTGGCATTGAGCAAGGCACCATCAAAGCGCTCTTCCTCGCTGGCACCAACCCTCTGGTCAACTTCCCGGAAAGCAACCGCTGGCGCAAGGCTCTTGAGAAGCTAGAGTTCCTCGTGGTTCAGGACATTCTCTGCAGTGATCTGACACGACTGGCAACAGTGGTGCTGCCTGGATCTGCGAGCGCTGAGAAACGCGGTAGTGTGACCTCCCTCGATCAACGGGTCAATAAGTTGAGAATTGCCGTCGCAGCACCCGGAGAAGCGCGCCCTGACCTGGCCATCTTCAGCGAGCTCTTTGCCCGCTTGACCGGCAAACCGGAGCCGAGTGAAAATGCCATCCGCCAGGAGATGATGTCTCTCAGCGGCAGCTATGCCGATGTCTGTCAGAGCCTCGAGCAGAGCAACTTCTGCTGGAAGCAGGCGTATACTCCGGAGAACAAGAGCCTGACGGCAGCAACACCTGAACTTGCAAGCCCTGCAACAGCCGAGATGCAGCTTCTGGTCGGCAAATGTCCCTTCCAGTTCGGCACCACGACCACCTATTCGGCGGCCAACAACGAACTGGCTCCGGCCGGCTTGATCATCGTCAACCCTGAGGACGCAGCCAAGCTTGGGATTGCCGATGGTGGCCAGATTAAAGTCACCGGCCCGGCAGGTTCTGCGAGTGGTAAGGTCATGGTCAACAGCATGGTTCCAGTGGGCCTTTTATCCGCAGCAGACAATTTTACGGAAATGAACATTCAGCAGATCATGCCGAGCGGTAGTAACTGTGTTGCCGTAGCAGCTGTAAAAGCATAA
- the rpe gene encoding ribulose-phosphate 3-epimerase produces the protein MIKISPSILSADFSRLGEDVQAVDRAGADYIHIDVMDGHFVPNITIGPLVVEALRKVTAKPLDVHLMIENPDLYIADFARAGADIITVHQEAVPHLHRTVQLIKSLGKKAGVSLNPATPVETLDIILDELDLVLIMSVNPGFGGQSFIPSALDKIRALRQRITERGLSTELEVDGGVKIDNIREVVAAGADVLVAGSAVFNTENYAATMTALRENAANTSA, from the coding sequence ATGATCAAGATATCCCCATCGATTCTTTCCGCTGATTTTTCCCGTCTCGGAGAAGACGTTCAGGCGGTCGACCGTGCCGGCGCCGATTACATTCACATCGATGTCATGGATGGTCACTTTGTCCCCAACATCACCATCGGTCCGCTGGTGGTTGAGGCCCTGCGTAAAGTCACCGCCAAGCCTCTTGATGTACACCTGATGATCGAGAACCCGGATCTCTATATTGCGGACTTTGCCAGGGCCGGCGCCGACATCATCACCGTCCACCAGGAAGCCGTGCCGCACCTGCATCGCACCGTGCAATTGATCAAGAGCCTCGGCAAGAAAGCCGGTGTCTCGCTCAATCCGGCCACACCGGTAGAGACTCTCGATATCATTCTCGACGAGCTTGACCTGGTCCTGATCATGTCGGTCAACCCCGGTTTCGGCGGACAGTCTTTCATCCCGTCGGCCCTCGACAAGATCCGTGCGCTGCGTCAACGCATCACAGAACGTGGCCTCTCAACTGAGCTGGAAGTCGATGGCGGCGTCAAGATCGACAATATTCGTGAAGTGGTGGCTGCGGGCGCAGACGTTCTGGTTGCCGGTAGCGCCGTTTTCAACACCGAGAATTACGCCGCGACCATGACCGCCTTACGGGAAAACGCCGCCAACACAAGCGCATGA